GCCCCACGAGCTCCCGCGGCTCGCGCCGCACCCCCAGGGCCGCTCCGCGGTTCGCCCACAGGATCTCCATCTGCGGCGATTGCAGAATCAGGGTGTCGGGAATCGCATCGAGGACGGCGTGAAATTCGTCGGAGAGCTTCCGGTAGCGGGCCTCGCTGGCGCGCAGCGTCTCCTCGGCGCGGCGGCGCTCGAGGATGATGGAGAGGAAGCTCCCCACGGTCCGCAGGAGCTCCACGTCCTCCGGGAGCCATCGGCGCGGACCCCGGCACTCGTCGAAGCCGAGAAACCCGAAGTAGCGGTCCCCCACGAAGAGGGGGACCGCCAGGACCGCCCGGATCCCCTGGGACCGCAGGATCTCCCTCTCCCCCTCGCCGGGGATCTCCTCGAGGTCGGCGCAGGAGATCACCCGGTCGGCCCGCAGCTCCTTCATCCACCAGGGGGTTGCCGTAGCGGGGACCCCTTGCAGGCGTTCCCGCTCGGGGCTCACTCCGGGTGCGACCCACTCCACCGTGTTGTCCATGGTGTCGGTGGCAACCCGGTGCTCGAACACGTAGATCCGGCTCACGTCGAGGGCCCGGGAGAGGAGCGCGACGCACTCTTCCTGGAACCGCTCGGGAGCGCCCGTGCGCACGGCAGCGGCCGCCACCTCGGCCAGCAGGCGCTCGTGCTCCAGGTGCCGGGCCAGCCGTTCCTCGGCACGCTTGCGCTCGGTAAGGGGAACGAGGAGCTCCATGGCCCCGGTCACCGCTCCCCCGGCGTCCCGCACGGGGGCGGCCAGCACCTCGAACCATACGGGACGGCCGGCCGTGTCGTAGTGCCGCTGCTCCCGCACGACCCGTTCGGCGCCCCCGTCGAAGACCTCCCGCACGCCGCATCCCGGGCAGACATCCGGGCGGCGGTTGAACGCCTCGTGGCAGACGGCTCCCGCCACTTCCCCGAAGACGTCCCGGAGCGTGTCGTTGGCCCACTGGATGCGGTAGTCCCGGGAAACCAGGGCGAAGCCCACCCCCAGGTTCCCGGTGATGAGGTCGAGGCGCCGGCGGTACTCGTCGCGCTCGGCTTCCGCCTGCCGTCGGGCCGCCAACCCCCCAGCGACGCGGTGAAGCCGTGCCACGAGGGCAGGCAGGTTCTCGGGAGAGAGCTCTCCGGGGGCGAGGCAGTCCAGCGCACCCGCCTCCAGCGCGTCGCGGACCTCGGGCGCGCCGGGATCGTCGGACACCACCGCGAAGGAAGTTCCCGCAAGGCCTTCTCCCCCGCGGAGGAGCCCTGCGGCCGTGCCGTCGGGGAGCCGATCCTGGGCGAGGACGAAGTGGGGCGGGCTCGCGACCGCGGCGGCACGAGCCTGGGCGGCGCCCGCGACGCAGTCCACGGTGTATCCGCCGGACCCGGCTCCCAGGGCCCGCAGCCGTTCCCCCGGGGCTCCGTCTCCTGCCACGACCAGTATCCGGGCGCCGTTCGTGCTCATCCAGGCCCCATGACCCTTCCGCGCCTCCCGCCGAAATGTGCGGTGCCAACCGCGCGATGCATTACTGATCGCTCCCTAATAGCAGATGAGAACCTCTCCACACAACGGGGAACCGCCGGGTCTCATTCGGCCCGCAGGGCCTCCACCGGGTCCAGGCCGGCGGCCCGCAGGGCCGGCACGGCGCCCGCGGCCAGGCCGATGGAGACCGCGACAAGTTCGGCCAGGAGGACCATGGTCCAGGCCGTGTACACCGGCAGAGCGGGTGCGATCAGGTGGAGCAGCCGGGCGCCCCCCGCGCCCAGGGCGAGCCCCGCGAGCCCCCCGGCGGCGCCCAGCAGCGCGGCCTCTCCCAGGAAGAGGCCCAGCACCTGGCCCCGGCGCGCCCCCAGGGCCCGCAGGAGCCCCACCTCGGGGGTACGCTCCGCCACCGCGATGGTCATGATGGTGAGGATGCCCACCCCGCCCACCAGGAGCGAGATGGCCCCCAGTGCGCCCACGGCAAAGGTGAGCACCCCCAGCACCCCGCCTAGCACGTCGAGCATCTGCTGCTGGGTGGTGATGGTAAAATCCTCCCGCCCGTGGCGGGCCGCGAGGATGCGGCGGATGCCCGCCACCACCTCCTCCACGGGGGCCCCCTCGGCGTAGAGCAGGTCCACCTCCATGAGGCTGTCCCGGTTGAAGAGCTCCAGGGCCCGGGCCGCCGGGAGGTAGACCGTGTCGTCCAGGTCGAAGCCCAGCACCTGCCCCTTGGACTCCATCGTGCCCACCACCCGGTAGCGGCTGCCCCCCACCCGGACCAGGCGGCCCAGGGGGTTCTCCCGGCCGAAGAGCTCCTCGCGCAGGCGGCTTCCGAGCACGGCGAAGGACCGGGGGGCCTCCAGGTCGTCGGGGGGCAGGAAGGTGCCCGAGGCCACGCCGAAGGTGAAGACCTCGGGGAAGCCCGGGCCCACCCCGTACACCGTGACCCGGCGCCGCCGGCTCTCCCCCCGCACCTCCGCGTTGCCCTGGACCACCGGCACCACGGCCCGCACGTGGGGCACCCGCCGGAGGGCCTCGGCGTCGGCCAGGGTGAGGGGGCGCACGGTGCCGAAGACCCCCACCGAGGCGCCAAACGTGGTGGCCCGCCCCGGATGGACGCTCACCAGGTTCGTCCCGAACTGGGTGAACTCGGCCAGCACGAAACGCTGCACCCCCTCGCCGATGGAGGTGAGGAGTACCACCGAGGCGATGCCCACCGCGATGCCCAGCACGGTGAGCAGGCTGCGCAGCGGCTGGGAGCGGGCCGCGCCCGACGCAAGGCGTGCGAGATCGAGGGTGCGCACGGGCCCTTCAGCGCCGCGCCAGGGCTTCCACAGGGTCCAGGCGCGCCGCCCGGCGGGCCGGGAGGACGCCGAAGAGGAGTCCCGTTGCCAGCGCCACGGCCACCGCCGCCCCCGCCGCCCAGGGGGGCGGACCCAGGGGAAGCCGGGGATAGGCTTGGGCCAGGGCCCAGCTTCCCCCCTCCCCCAGGAAGAGCCCCACCGCCGCCCCCGCCAGGGAGAGGAGCGCCGCCTCGGCCAGGAAGAGCACCCGGATGGCGCGGCCGGTGGCTCCGAGCGCCACCAGGAGCCCGATCTCTCCCCGGCGCTGGGATACCACCACGAGCATCACGTTCATCACCAGGATGCCCGCCACCAAGAGGCTGATGGCCCCGATCCCCCCCACCGTGAGGGTCAAGGCTCCCAGGATGCGGTCGAAGGTGGCGAGCACGGCGTCCTGGGCGATGACGGTCACGTCCTCCTCCCCCTGGTGGCGCGCCTTGAGGATCGCCTGAACCGCCTCCCGGGCTCGGGGAATGGCCTCCCGGCTGCGGGCCTCCACCAGGATCCGGGCCAGGGAGGGGTTGTTGAAGAGCATCTGGGCCGAGGCCACGGGCACCACCACCATGTCTTCCACGTCGAGCCCGATGGAGCGGCCCTCCGAGGCCAGTACCCCGATCACCCGGAAACGCCGGTCCCCGATGCGCACCCACTCCCCCAGGGCCCGGGCCGGCCCGAAGAGCTCGCGGCGCACCTGGGTCCCCAGCACGCACACGGCCGAGGCCCGGTCCGGGTCGCCGGGGGGCAGGAAGACGCCTTGGGCCATGGTCCACCGCCGCAAGGGCAGGAGCTCCGCGGTGGACCCCAGCACCGGCACCTCCCGCTCCCGGCCGCCCCAGGCCACGGGCGCCGAGCCGAGGCTCAGGGGGGCCACTCGGGCCACGAACCCGCTGCGGGTCAGGGCCGAGGCGTCGGCCACCGTGAGGTCCCGGGGGGTCTGGCCCACGAAGACGTTGGGTACCGCCCCGGCGGTCTCGGAGCGGCCTGGGACGACGATGAGGAGGTGGGTGCCGAGGGAGGCGAACTCGCCGGTGACGTAGCGCCGGGCGGCTTCTCCCAGGGAGGTGAGCACCACCACCGCCGCCACGCCGATGGACATGGCGAGCAGGGTCAGGGCGCTGCGCAGGGGATACCCTTTGAGGCTCCCCAGGGCGAAACCCGCCACGTCGGCCGGCCTCACGGGGCCGCCCCCCCGGCCGTGTCCTGGGCCACCCGGCCGTCCACCATGCGGATGCGGCGCCCGGCCCGTTCGCCGATCTCCGGGTCGTGGGTGACCACGAGCAGGGTGAGGCCCTCCGCCTGGAGACCCTCCAGGATCTGGAGGACCTCCCGGCCGGAAGCGCGGTCCAGGTTGCCGGTGGGCTCGTCGGCCAGGAGGATCGAGGGCCGGGTCACGGTGGCCCGGGCGATGGCCACCCGCTGGCGCTGCCCCCCCGAGAGCTGGCTCGGCCGGTGATCCAGTCGGTCGGCGAGCCCCATGGACTCCAGGGCTGCCCGCACCCGGGGACGGCGCTCCCCGGGGGGCAGTCCGGCCAGGACGAGGGGGAGCTCCACGTTCTGTTCGGCCGTGAGGCGCTCCACCAGGTGGAAGAACTGGAAGACGAAGCCGATCCTGTCGCGCCGGGCGAGCGCCCGCTCCTGGTCCCCCAGGTCCGTGACGTCGGCTCCCCCCAGGAGATAGGTCCCCGAGGTGGGGCGGTCCAGCAGTCCAAGAAGGTGGAGCAGGGTGGACTTTCCCGAGCCCGAGGGTCCCATGATGGCCACGTATTCCCCCGCGCCCACGCGCAGACTCACCCCGTCGAGGGCGCGAACCTCCTGATCCCCCACGGCGTAGATCCGGGTCAGCTCCCGGAGCTCGATCAAGGGCGGGTTTCCCTCCCCCCCTCGCCCTCCCCCTCCGGGGTAGCCCGGGCCCCGGCGCGCAGCCCCTCCCGGTCTACCGAGAGGACGATCCGCTCCCCCTCCTGGAGGCCCGAGACCGCCTCCACGTACTCCCAGCTCGAGAGGCCGGGCTGGAAGACACGCTCCTGGAGCACCCCCTCGGCGGGGCGGCGGGCTCGGGGCTCGTCCTCCCGGTACACCAGCACCCGGTGGCCCTCGAGCACGGCCTGGGCCGGCACCCGAAGGGCCGACTCCCGCGTGTCGAGCACCACCTCCACGTCGGCGCTGTATCCGGCCAGGAGGCCCCGGGGCTCGGCCGAGGAAGCGAACTCCACCTCCACGTCCACCGTGCGGGCCTGGCGCTCCAGGTCGAGCACGTAGGGGGCCACCCGCCGCACGGTGCCGGGAAAGCGTTGGCCTGGAAAGGCGTCGAGGCTCATCCGGACCGGGAGGCCGGGACGCACCGCCGGGGCGTCCACCTCATCGATGGGAGCGGTGACGTAGAGGCAGCGGTCGTCGATGAGGTCCACGGCCGGCAGGGTCGGCACGCCGATGGGCGAAGGGGTCACGACTTCGCCGAGCTCCCCGTTCACCTCGGCCACCGTGCCGGGGAAGGGGGCGCGCAGGATCGTGCGCTCCAGATTCGCACGGGCCACGGCCACCCGCGCCGCGCTCACCTGAGCCCCCGCAACGGAGGCCGCACACCCCGCGCGCCGAGCCCGGGCCTCGCTCGATGCCCGGTCGGCCGCCTCCTCGGTGGCCACCCCCTGGCGAAGCAGCCGCTCCAAGCGAGCCGCGTCGCGCTCGGCCACCTCCGCAAGGGTGCACGCCTCCTCGGCCCGGGAGGCCGCCGCGTCGGCTTCCCGCTCGGCCAGGGTCACTGCCGCCCGCAAGTCCTCGTTCCAGAGCTCCAGGAGCACCTGGCCCGCCGCCACCCGATCCCCCTCCCGCACCGGGAGCCGAGCGATGGGCCCCCCCACCGCGGGGGCCAGCCGCGCCCGCCGGCAGGCGTTCACCGTGCCGGCCCGGGTGTTGGCCACGGTGGCCTCCACCCGGCCCCGCTCCAGGGTCGCGAGGACCACCAAAACGGGCGTGGGCCGGGAGAGGTGCCACGCCCCGTATCCGGCGCCCCCCAGGAGGGGCACGAGCAGGAGCGTGCGCAGGAGGCGCCGCCCCCACCGGCGGGGCTGGGCCATGGTCTTACTTCTCCTTGCCCTCTAGGGCCTTGCGGAGCAGATCGCCCAGGCTGGTGCCCCCGCCCGCCTCGTCCCCGTAGGCCAGAAGGCGCTCGTCCCGGGACTTCTGTCCCCCCACGTACTCGCCCAGCACGCCCCGGCTGTGGGCGTCGTCGTGGCAGTAGATGCAGAGGTTTTCCCAGTTGCTCCCGTCGGCGGGGTTGTTCCGGTGGTCCCCGTCCCGGTGGTGGACGGTCAGGAGCTTGAGGTCCTTGCCCCCGAAGTCGCGCCCGCACCGGGCGCACACGCTGCCGTGGAGCGCCAGGGACCGCTCCCGGTAGTCTTCCCCGGAGGGTTTTCGGGCCTCTTCCTTCAGCCGCCGGACCACCTCGTCGGCGCCCGGGGCGGGCCCCCCGCCCGCCACCGTGCGGGCGCGCACTTTGCCGGCCTTGTTTCCGAAGCTGTAGCGGGCCATGAAGGAACTCCTTGCGGGTGGTCCGTGGTCCGTTGGCCGTGGTCCGTTGGAGAGAGGGCGACCGTCGCCGTGCACGGTGCGGGGGGCGGGCCGGGGGTCTGCCCGGAGGCGGCGCAGGCGGTCTTGGCGATGCCCTTGCGGACGCCAGAGACCCTTCCCTTCCCTCGCTGGAATGCCACGGACCATCCGAGAGCCCACGGGATCCTGTGCCGCCGCAGGGGAGGCCCCCGGCCCGCCCATGCCTCGACGGTCCGAGGCGCCGCCTCGTCAGTACAGAAACATCGGCTTCCCCATCACGTGGCGCACCTTGGGCCGGTATTCCTCGGAGTCGTAGAGCTCTTCCACGTCGACGCGCTTCTTGCCCTGGGCGACCGTGCTCAGGGGGATGTCGGTGTAGGTGCCCCGGGAGAGGGCCACGAGCCGCCCCGAGGTGCCTTCCAGGGCCAGGTCCACGGCCATGTTGGCGAAGTTCACCGCCACCATGAGGTCCAGGGAGTCGGGAGCCCCGCTGCGCATCAGGTAGGAGAGCTGCTGGAAGACGATGTCCTCTCCGGTGATGCGTTTGAGGAGCGCCCCGGTCTCGGCGCCGATGCCCCCGAGCTTGCGGTGCCCGTAGGGGTCGGCCTCGCCCGTCAGGTGCATCTCGCCCCCCGCCAGCCGGGCGCCCTCCGAGATGGTCACCATGGCGTAGTTGCTGGGATTGGCCCGCTTGTCGGCGAGCACCAGGCGGGCGAGGCGCTCGGGATCGAAGGGCACCTCGGAGATGATGGCCCGGTCGGCCCCCGAGAGGTACGCCGACACGAGCGAGGTCTCCCCGCAGTAGCGGCCGAAGAGCTCCACCACGGCGATGCGCTCGTGGGAGCCCGTGGAGGTGCGAAGCGCGTGGATGAAGTTCACGCTGCGGGTCACGGCGGTGGAGAACCCGATGCAGTAGTCCGTGCCGTACACGTCGTTGTCCATGGTCTTGGGCACGGCGATCACGGGAAACCCCTCCCGGTGGAGCCGCTCCCCGAAGCTCAGGGTGTCGTCGCCCCCGATGGGGATGAGGGCGTCCACCCCGAGCCGGTCCAGGTTCGAGACCACGTGCGCCGTCAGATCCGCCCGCTCCGCGCCGGGGGGGACCCGGTCCCGGAGGAACGCGGGCACGTCCTTGGGCCGCACGGACGCCGGATTGGTCCGCGACGTGTGCAGATACGTCCCCCCCGTCCGGTCGATGGTGCGCACCATGTTCTTGTCGAGCCACTGGAGATTGGAGGCAAAGCTCTCGGGGTCGTCGGGGTTGTAGTGCAGCAGCCCGCCCCACCCCCGGCGCACCCCGAGCACCCGCACCCCTTCGTCGATGGCCCGGTAGGCCACCGTCTTGATGCAGGGGTTGAGCCCCGGAACGTCTCCTCCCCCCGTGAGAATCGCGACGGCGCGCGGCTTGGCCATGAGTATCCCTCCGTTGTGCGAGACAAGGCCCGCAAGTCTACCGGGAGGCGGCGGAAAGTAAACTCGGGGGCGGACCACACGCGGCAAACCCAAAGCGAACACAGAGCGAACCCAAAGCGAACCACGAAGACACCAAGAAAACCGGCCGGAGGGGGATTGGTGCCGGCAGACGATCGGTGGTCCGCAAGCCGCGCTCTCTCCCCCGGGGGCCATCAGCCGTGTCGCTCGTCTTTGTGTCTTGGTGTCTTCGTGGTTCCAAGAACCGGGTCCTGTCCGTTGGCGCATTCTCCCTTTGACACCGGCACCCGGGGGTGGTATCAGCAAGTCTTGCTGCACTTTCCGGCCCTCGATTGCAGGAGTTCCTGCATGGCCCGCCTTCCGTCCGCCGCCCGCCGCGGGGTCATCGCCTATGCCGAGGCCCACGCCGAAGAGGCGAGCTACCTCTCGGCCCGGGAGCTCGGCCGCCGGTGCGGGGCGAGCGAGTCCACGGTGATCCGGGCGGTCCAGGAGAGGGGCTACCCGGGATTTCCCGCGTTCCAGGAGGAGCTCCGGGCGGCGGTGGTTCGGCGACGCACCACCGTGGAGCGGTTGACTGCCCGGGGGGAGGCCGATCCCCTGGCCCGGGCCTTCGCCCGCGACATCGACAACCTGCGGGACACCTGGGACCGCCTCTCGCCCCAGGCCTTCGAACGGGCCGCCGTGCTGCTGGCCGGGGGCGCCCGCACCTGGCTCCTGGGCCTGCGCACCCCCCACGCCGTCGCGGTGCTCCTGCGGGAGGGCCTGTCGTACCTGGGCATCGACGCGCGCCTCCTGGTCCCGGGCACCGGGGATATCTGGGACGGCGTGGACCGCGTGCAGCCCGGCGACGTGGTGGTGGCGGTGACCTTTCCCCGCTACACGCGGGCCGTGGTGGAGGCCGCGGCCCTGGCCCGGCGCCGGGGGGCGCGGCTCATCGCCCTCACCGACGGGCCCGCCTCCCCCCTGGCGGCCGAAGCCGAGGTGCTCCTGCCGGCCGCCTATGGCCTGGACGGCTACATCGAGAGCTTTACCGCCTGCGCCTGCCTGGCCCAGGCCCTGCTCCTGGAGGTTTCCCGCCGCATGGGCCCCCGGGCGCGGGAGGCCCTGGAGGAAAAGGAGACCCTGTGGGCCGAGCGGGGGGTGTACTGGGAATGACCCGGCCGAGGAGGAAACCGTGGCACCGCTCATCATCACCGCCGCCATCACGGGGAGCCGCATGCCCCGGGAGAAGTGCCCCCACATCCCCGTCCTCCCCGAGGAGATCGCCGACTCGGCCGCCGAGGCCGCCCGGGCCGGAGCGAGCGTGGTGCACATCCACGTGCGCGACCCCGAGACCGCCCTGGGCACCCAGGACGCGGAGCTCTACCGCCGGGTGCTCGACCGCCTGGCCGCTTCGGGCACGGACCCGGTGGTGTGCCTGACCACCAGCGGCATCCCGGGCCGCAACCTCGCCTACGAGGCCCGGTTCGTCCCCCTGGAGTTTCGCCCCGAGCTGGCGAGCTTCGACGCCGGGAGCATGAACCTGGGGGACGGGGTGTTCCTGAACCCGCCGGATTTCCTCGAGGAGCTCGCCCGGCGCATGAAGGAGGCCGGCACCAAGCCCGAGCTCGAGATCTTCGACGGCGGGATGATCGGCAACTGCCTGCGGCTGCGGGATCGCGGGCTGCTCGAAGCGCCGCTCCACTTCCAGTTCGTGCTGGGAGCCCCGGGGGGCGCCCCGGCCACCCCCAAGGAGCTCCTCCACCTGGTGGAGGCCATCCCGCCGGACTCCACCTGGAGCTCCATCGGGATCGGCACCGGACACCTGCCCATCGTGCTGACCACCCTGGCCCTGGGGGGCCACGTGCGCGTGGGGCTCGAAGACAACATCTACTACCGCCGGGGCGAGCTCGCCCGGTCCAACGCCCAGTTCGTGGAGCGCGTCGTGCGCCTCGCGGCCGAGGCAGGCCGCCCCGTGGCCACCCCCGCCCAGGCGAGGGAGATCCTGGGGCTCAAGCGCGGGGCGTGAAGCGTGAGACGTGAGACGTGAGACGTGAAGCGTCAGGCGTGAAGATGGCGCCAGCGACCCGCAGAAGACCGATCCAACTCCCGGGGAGCTGACGAACCACGGAACGTCGGCACACTCCAACGTGCAACCCGCCACGTGCAACGCGCACCGAAAGGCTCCCATGTCCCACGTCTTCTACCGCAGCCCCGCCAAGACCTACCCCGTCGCGGTCCGCGCCGAGGGGGCGTGGATCTGGGACGCGACGGGCAAGCGCTACCTCGACGGCTCGGGGGGGGCCTGCGTGGTGACCATCGGCCACGGCGTCCCCGAGGTTCGGCAGGCCGCCCTGGCCCAGATGGACGCCATCAGCTTCGCCCACGGGAGCCAGTTCACCACTCGGACGTGCGAGGAGCTGGCGGAGCGGGTGGCGGCCCTGTCCCCCGATCCGGAGCTCGACCGGGTCTACCTGGTCTCGGGGGGCTCCGAGGCGGTGGAGACCGCGGTAAAGCTCTCGCGCCAGTACTGGCGCGAGGCGGGTCGGCCCGACCGCTACAAGGTGATTTCCCGCTGGACCTCCTACCACGGCAACACCGCCGGGGCCCTGGCCCTGGGGGGCCACACGGGCCGCCGCAGCCCCTACCTGCCCCTCATCCAGCACACTCCCCACATCGAGCCCTGCTACTGCTACCGCTGCCCCTTCGGGCGCACCCCCGATGCCTGTGGCCTTCCCTGCGCCGACGCCCTGGACCGGACGATCCGCTACGAGGGCCCCGAGAGCGTGGCGGCCTTCATCGCCGAACCCATCGTGGGGGCCACCGCCGGCGTGCTTGTGCCCCCGGACGGGTACTGGCAGCGCATCCGAGAGATCTGCGACCGCCACGACATTCTCCTCATCGCCGACGAGGTCATGACCGGGGCCGGACGGACGGGTCGCAACCTGGCCCTGGAGCACTGGGGCGTGAACGCCGACCTCGTGGTGCTGGCCAAGGGCCTCTCCAGCGGGTACACCCCCCTGGGGGCGGTGCTGGTGCGACGGAGAATCCACGAAGCGGTGCGCGGCGGCTCCGGGAGCTTCATCCACGGCCATACCTACGGGCAGCACGCGGTCTCCATGGCGGTAGGCGCAGCGGTGCTGCGCTACCTGGAGGACCAC
The Thermodesulfobacteriota bacterium DNA segment above includes these coding regions:
- a CDS encoding ABC transporter ATP-binding protein, whose protein sequence is MIELRELTRIYAVGDQEVRALDGVSLRVGAGEYVAIMGPSGSGKSTLLHLLGLLDRPTSGTYLLGGADVTDLGDQERALARRDRIGFVFQFFHLVERLTAEQNVELPLVLAGLPPGERRPRVRAALESMGLADRLDHRPSQLSGGQRQRVAIARATVTRPSILLADEPTGNLDRASGREVLQILEGLQAEGLTLLVVTHDPEIGERAGRRIRMVDGRVAQDTAGGAAP
- a CDS encoding 3-keto-5-aminohexanoate cleavage protein, with the protein product MAPLIITAAITGSRMPREKCPHIPVLPEEIADSAAEAARAGASVVHIHVRDPETALGTQDAELYRRVLDRLAASGTDPVVCLTTSGIPGRNLAYEARFVPLEFRPELASFDAGSMNLGDGVFLNPPDFLEELARRMKEAGTKPELEIFDGGMIGNCLRLRDRGLLEAPLHFQFVLGAPGGAPATPKELLHLVEAIPPDSTWSSIGIGTGHLPIVLTTLALGGHVRVGLEDNIYYRRGELARSNAQFVERVVRLAAEAGRPVATPAQAREILGLKRGA
- a CDS encoding ABC transporter permease, with the translated sequence MRTLDLARLASGAARSQPLRSLLTVLGIAVGIASVVLLTSIGEGVQRFVLAEFTQFGTNLVSVHPGRATTFGASVGVFGTVRPLTLADAEALRRVPHVRAVVPVVQGNAEVRGESRRRRVTVYGVGPGFPEVFTFGVASGTFLPPDDLEAPRSFAVLGSRLREELFGRENPLGRLVRVGGSRYRVVGTMESKGQVLGFDLDDTVYLPAARALELFNRDSLMEVDLLYAEGAPVEEVVAGIRRILAARHGREDFTITTQQQMLDVLGGVLGVLTFAVGALGAISLLVGGVGILTIMTIAVAERTPEVGLLRALGARRGQVLGLFLGEAALLGAAGGLAGLALGAGGARLLHLIAPALPVYTAWTMVLLAELVAVSIGLAAGAVPALRAAGLDPVEALRAE
- a CDS encoding YajD family HNH nuclease gives rise to the protein MVRRLKEEARKPSGEDYRERSLALHGSVCARCGRDFGGKDLKLLTVHHRDGDHRNNPADGSNWENLCIYCHDDAHSRGVLGEYVGGQKSRDERLLAYGDEAGGGTSLGDLLRKALEGKEK
- a CDS encoding 6-phosphofructokinase; protein product: MAKPRAVAILTGGGDVPGLNPCIKTVAYRAIDEGVRVLGVRRGWGGLLHYNPDDPESFASNLQWLDKNMVRTIDRTGGTYLHTSRTNPASVRPKDVPAFLRDRVPPGAERADLTAHVVSNLDRLGVDALIPIGGDDTLSFGERLHREGFPVIAVPKTMDNDVYGTDYCIGFSTAVTRSVNFIHALRTSTGSHERIAVVELFGRYCGETSLVSAYLSGADRAIISEVPFDPERLARLVLADKRANPSNYAMVTISEGARLAGGEMHLTGEADPYGHRKLGGIGAETGALLKRITGEDIVFQQLSYLMRSGAPDSLDLMVAVNFANMAVDLALEGTSGRLVALSRGTYTDIPLSTVAQGKKRVDVEELYDSEEYRPKVRHVMGKPMFLY
- a CDS encoding aspartate aminotransferase family protein, which encodes MSHVFYRSPAKTYPVAVRAEGAWIWDATGKRYLDGSGGACVVTIGHGVPEVRQAALAQMDAISFAHGSQFTTRTCEELAERVAALSPDPELDRVYLVSGGSEAVETAVKLSRQYWREAGRPDRYKVISRWTSYHGNTAGALALGGHTGRRSPYLPLIQHTPHIEPCYCYRCPFGRTPDACGLPCADALDRTIRYEGPESVAAFIAEPIVGATAGVLVPPDGYWQRIREICDRHDILLIADEVMTGAGRTGRNLALEHWGVNADLVVLAKGLSSGYTPLGAVLVRRRIHEAVRGGSGSFIHGHTYGQHAVSMAVGAAVLRYLEDHRLSERSAALGPVLLEGLRGLAALPLVGDVRGLGLFAGVELVADRDTREPFDPKRKVAYKVAGEAMARGLVTYPGDGGADGIRGDHILLSPPLTVTEEELGFLVRTLGEAIEAAARAL
- a CDS encoding PAS domain-containing protein; this encodes MAGDGAPGERLRALGAGSGGYTVDCVAGAAQARAAAVASPPHFVLAQDRLPDGTAAGLLRGGEGLAGTSFAVVSDDPGAPEVRDALEAGALDCLAPGELSPENLPALVARLHRVAGGLAARRQAEAERDEYRRRLDLITGNLGVGFALVSRDYRIQWANDTLRDVFGEVAGAVCHEAFNRRPDVCPGCGVREVFDGGAERVVREQRHYDTAGRPVWFEVLAAPVRDAGGAVTGAMELLVPLTERKRAEERLARHLEHERLLAEVAAAAVRTGAPERFQEECVALLSRALDVSRIYVFEHRVATDTMDNTVEWVAPGVSPERERLQGVPATATPWWMKELRADRVISCADLEEIPGEGEREILRSQGIRAVLAVPLFVGDRYFGFLGFDECRGPRRWLPEDVELLRTVGSFLSIILERRRAEETLRASEARYRKLSDEFHAVLDAIPDTLILQSPQMEILWANRGAALGVRREPRELVGRRCYEIWHNRDRPCDPCPVRECLASGEFAECCTTDPEGRIWELRAVPLRDDGGGMLGTIELARDITARRQAEAEREALIAELRSRNEALDQFTYTVSHDLKGPLTTIRGFAGLMEREAREGRAERARGYARQIGAAAERMQRLLDDLLGLSRIGRLTHAPVPVSLLEVAREAAASFAVQAAERGVEVEIAPDLPVVRGDPTRLREVLENLLGNAVKFLGDEPHPSVRVGWRAHAARPVFYVRDNGVGIAPEQRERVFGLFEKLDPHSPGTGIGLAIVKRIVEVHGGRIWVESEGRGTGCTFCFTLGEADRG
- a CDS encoding ABC transporter permease; translation: MRPADVAGFALGSLKGYPLRSALTLLAMSIGVAAVVVLTSLGEAARRYVTGEFASLGTHLLIVVPGRSETAGAVPNVFVGQTPRDLTVADASALTRSGFVARVAPLSLGSAPVAWGGREREVPVLGSTAELLPLRRWTMAQGVFLPPGDPDRASAVCVLGTQVRRELFGPARALGEWVRIGDRRFRVIGVLASEGRSIGLDVEDMVVVPVASAQMLFNNPSLARILVEARSREAIPRAREAVQAILKARHQGEEDVTVIAQDAVLATFDRILGALTLTVGGIGAISLLVAGILVMNVMLVVVSQRRGEIGLLVALGATGRAIRVLFLAEAALLSLAGAAVGLFLGEGGSWALAQAYPRLPLGPPPWAAGAAVAVALATGLLFGVLPARRAARLDPVEALARR
- a CDS encoding efflux RND transporter periplasmic adaptor subunit; the encoded protein is MAQPRRWGRRLLRTLLLVPLLGGAGYGAWHLSRPTPVLVVLATLERGRVEATVANTRAGTVNACRRARLAPAVGGPIARLPVREGDRVAAGQVLLELWNEDLRAAVTLAEREADAAASRAEEACTLAEVAERDAARLERLLRQGVATEEAADRASSEARARRAGCAASVAGAQVSAARVAVARANLERTILRAPFPGTVAEVNGELGEVVTPSPIGVPTLPAVDLIDDRCLYVTAPIDEVDAPAVRPGLPVRMSLDAFPGQRFPGTVRRVAPYVLDLERQARTVDVEVEFASSAEPRGLLAGYSADVEVVLDTRESALRVPAQAVLEGHRVLVYREDEPRARRPAEGVLQERVFQPGLSSWEYVEAVSGLQEGERIVLSVDREGLRAGARATPEGEGEGGRETRP
- a CDS encoding MurR/RpiR family transcriptional regulator, yielding MARLPSAARRGVIAYAEAHAEEASYLSARELGRRCGASESTVIRAVQERGYPGFPAFQEELRAAVVRRRTTVERLTARGEADPLARAFARDIDNLRDTWDRLSPQAFERAAVLLAGGARTWLLGLRTPHAVAVLLREGLSYLGIDARLLVPGTGDIWDGVDRVQPGDVVVAVTFPRYTRAVVEAAALARRRGARLIALTDGPASPLAAEAEVLLPAAYGLDGYIESFTACACLAQALLLEVSRRMGPRAREALEEKETLWAERGVYWE